One Anas platyrhynchos isolate ZD024472 breed Pekin duck chromosome W, IASCAAS_PekinDuck_T2T, whole genome shotgun sequence DNA segment encodes these proteins:
- the LOC113841927 gene encoding LOW QUALITY PROTEIN: uncharacterized protein (The sequence of the model RefSeq protein was modified relative to this genomic sequence to represent the inferred CDS: inserted 1 base in 1 codon): MADGIVRAQAAWPGGGAAAAFGEVACKGKEVPANVLREDERSWTRRYALPLPKGAFPVSFVLKAAREVCGVLEDGELIRPQPDYSRFFEDAFLPLAEAIFGQEWLFCRARLGRLIICFGRASSVGHSDLLKLLPFSEADYVLTVYSSSSALRSVIVRLRLQCFFLVLPEKVVVRLCEAEDSGGPLLGRFVVVGKKCAANLDLTNGFRMAVNXPPSGPSDYRVHLRILGGGQLGRPPG, translated from the exons ATGGCCGACGGGATTGTTAGGGCGCAGGCCGCCTGGCCCGGTGGCGGCGCTGCCGCTGCTTTCGGAGAGGTCGCCTGCAAGGGCAAGGAGGTCCCCGCCAACGTTCTCCGTGAGGATGAGCGGTCGTGGACGAGGAGGTA CGCCCTGCCTTTACCAAAGGGCGCGTTTCCTGTCTCCTTCGTGTTGAAGGCTGCGCGAgaagtct GTGGCGTTCTCGAGGACGGAGAGTTAATACGGCCTCAGCCGGATTACTCCAGGTTCTTTGAAGATGCCTTCCTGCCTCTGGCCGAGGCAATATTTGGAC AAGAATGGCTGTTTTGTCGTGCGCGTTTGGGGCGCCTGATAATCTGCTTCGGTAGGGCGAGTTCAGTGGGGCATAGTGATTTGCTTAAGCTGTTGCCTTTCTCTGAAGCCGACTACGTTTTAACTGTTTACTCTTCCTCCAGTGCCTTGCGTTCCGTGATAGTTCGCCTCAGGCTCCAGTGTTTTTTCCTAGTCCTTCCTGAGAAGGTAGTTGTCCGGTTATGTGAAGCAGAAGATTCTGGCGGACCC cttcttgGGCGTTTCGTGGTTGTTGGCAAGAAGTGTGCTGCTAACCTGGACCTGACCAATGGATTCCGGATGGCTGTGA GCCCACCCTCGGGCCCTTCAGACTATCGTGTACATCTACGTATTCTGGGTGGCGGTCAGTTGGGCCGGCCTCCCGGCTAA